From the genome of Natrinema marinum:
CACGGACTTCTACCAGGTCGACATCAACAACGTCGATCCCGCCGTCGACCGCGAGGCGTGGACGCTCTCGATTACGGGGGCCGTCGAGGAGGAAGCGACGTACGATATCGCCGACCTCGAGGCGATGACACTCGAAGATCGGTTCGTCACGCTGCGCTGTGTCGGCGATCAACTCAACGGCCGGCAGATGGACACCGCCCTCTGGAGCGGCGTGTCCGTTCGGTCGCTGCTCGAGGCGGCCGGTCCTCAGGGCAACTACGTCGTCCTCAGCGGGGCCGACGGCTACTACAACGAGTTCCCGATCGAGGCGCTGTGGCCGGGACTGTTGGCCTATCGGATGAACGGGCGCCCGCTGCCACGGGGCCACGGTGCTCCGGTTCGCGCCCTCGTTCCCGGCCACTGGGGCGAGATCAACGTGAAGTGGCTGACCGAGATCGAGGTCCGCGAGGAGGAGTCGATGGGCTACTGGGAGCACCGCGGCTGGCACGGCACCGGTCCGGTCCACACCGTGGCCAAGCTCTGGCAGGTCAACCACCGCAGCGGCGGCCGCATCGAGGTGGCCGGCCACGCCTACGCCGGTACTCGAGGGATCAGCGCCGTCGAGGTATCGATCGACGGCGGCGACACCTGGACCGAGGCCGAACTGTCCGAACCACTCCCTGGTGACGATGTCTGGCGACAGTGGCGCTACGAGTACGGGGCGGCGGGGAGACACGAAGTGATCGTCCGTGCTCGAGACGGGAACGGGAACCTACAGATCCCCGAAAAAGACGGGCCGAAACCCGACGGTGCTACCGGCTGGGTTTCCGAAACCGTGGAGCCGCGGTGAATGTACCCGCTCACTGTCAGTCGGTCGGGGTCCGTCCGGCCGTCGTCCGACTTCCGTCTCGCGGATCGGCTGCGGTGTCTTACCGGTCGTTGCCAACGTATGATGAGTAACATAAAGTACTGGAATATATTGATGCTAAAAAGCAACGCTGGAATCTGTCTGAAAAAAACGTGAATGTTTATATGCCTGTAGTTGGATGATAGCAATGGACAAGAGTGATTGTGAACCAATGACACGGGATAACATCAACAGGCGGCGGGTGCTTACGGGTGCTGGTGCAGGAATTACGGCAGCGATGGCAGGTTGCATCGGTGGCGGTGGGGGTGGTGACGGCGATGTCCAATTCCTAACAGACTACTACAACGACGCATGGCAAGCGCTCTGGGATGAACTCGAGCCGGCGTTCGAAGACGAGACCGATATCCCGGTCACCATCGAGGAAGCCGGAATGTCCGGAAGCCAGGAATCGCGGCTCTCACAGCTGATTCAGGCGGGTAATCCGCCGGAAGCGAACTCATCGACGTTCGATCAGGTGGCCAATATCTGGGAGACTGGGCAACTCGAGACGACCAACGATGTCGTCTCGTCGATCGAAGAAGTCAACGGGGAACTGAACGCCGGTGGGGCGTTCCTCGGTGAGGGGGACGAGATCTACCAGATCCCCCACGGTGTATACGTCTCGAACTTCCAGTACCGGGCCGACGTCTACGAGGCACTCGGGCTGGAGGAGCCGGAGACGTTCAGCGATATCCTCGAGAACGCGCGAGCCATCGACGAGGCCGGCGGCGACTACGAGGACATGCGCGGCTACGGGCTCGCCGGGGCGCCGACCGGTAAGAGTCAGGACGAAATGCTCGTCATGCTCGCGAGCGCGGGGATCTCCGGTATCGGGCTTCGCTGGAAGGATCCGGAGGCACAAGACGAACTCGAGATCTGGTGGCCCGAAGACGTAGTCACCGAGGTGCTGCAGTTCGCCAAGGATATCTCCCAGTACTCCCCGGACCCAACCAGCA
Proteins encoded in this window:
- a CDS encoding ABC transporter substrate-binding protein; the protein is MAGCIGGGGGGDGDVQFLTDYYNDAWQALWDELEPAFEDETDIPVTIEEAGMSGSQESRLSQLIQAGNPPEANSSTFDQVANIWETGQLETTNDVVSSIEEVNGELNAGGAFLGEGDEIYQIPHGVYVSNFQYRADVYEALGLEEPETFSDILENARAIDEAGGDYEDMRGYGLAGAPTGKSQDEMLVMLASAGISGIGLRWKDPEAQDELEIWWPEDVVTEVLQFAKDISQYSPDPTSIGWAESLSQWVQGQYGQCYHLNAWPVGVTAQAAEANDSDGLRFVAENTEIIPYPMLDGVDPSENWLSSPAPDGHHIFSNSGRPGDAKEWFEWLYADSMERTVSFYETDPGRFLPTYSDVLGSDEFQNQDIFQAHPHLLEKLQYVQDEIWGNHYGSVEAANTSSPVTLYMQRQWFYGEMINRVITDTNTVQEAYEWGYGQLEEAFAEAQESFGG
- a CDS encoding molybdopterin-dependent oxidoreductase translates to MTKERISGAVARVRPWLPAVAVALAAGLAAVGGSYLFVGRRPAFVATPIDRLVVTLSPEALVTFAITELGTLGHRLAFLTAIVLTSLVFGLAALPGVALLRRAPSADSALSHQRYVSAAGVIVGAVLPAAVAFGLTRSLPSSAGAAAGAALVVLVAVGVERAATADAPLGSSDRRRVLGAVGSAIGLSALGLFVRGTDTESVASPLVIPEDARPEVRTLLTRAKDQSFDVEGLEPLVSTDFYQVDINNVDPAVDREAWTLSITGAVEEEATYDIADLEAMTLEDRFVTLRCVGDQLNGRQMDTALWSGVSVRSLLEAAGPQGNYVVLSGADGYYNEFPIEALWPGLLAYRMNGRPLPRGHGAPVRALVPGHWGEINVKWLTEIEVREEESMGYWEHRGWHGTGPVHTVAKLWQVNHRSGGRIEVAGHAYAGTRGISAVEVSIDGGDTWTEAELSEPLPGDDVWRQWRYEYGAAGRHEVIVRARDGNGNLQIPEKDGPKPDGATGWVSETVEPR